Genomic DNA from Rhodoferax mekongensis:
GCCAGGGCTGGATTTTGAAGCAGCGCGGCCACTACAGCTTCCGCCCGACGGGAGCTGGCCAGATGGAACGACCACATTTCGTAAAGAGGTAGTGTCTCGCGCAGGCGCAAAGGCGTGACTTGCTGATGCAGCTCTCCCGTCAGCAATGCTGGATGGGGCACCACCGCAAGCAGGTCTGTGTGGGCCACGAGGTTTAGCATGCTTGCATAGTCAGGGCACTTCACAGTGACGCGCGGTGGCGTCATGCGGCGAACCGCGAATGCTTCTGTCAGTACGTTGACCGGGCCTCGAACACTGGGCCCCACGGATGTCCAATCTGCACCCTGCAGTGCAGTGATCGTTTGTGCGTCGGTCAGAGGGTGATTTCGCCGGGCATATACCAAAGGCTGAAGTTGGTACAAGGGCTGGCAGGTCAGACCCTTCGCCACGTATCCGCGGGGCCGTGGCGCTAGGACGAGGTCGAACGCACCCTTCTGCAGTTCTGCCAGGAGGTGCCCCTCGTCGGCGCTCGTGAGTTCCAAACTGCGACGGGGATGGCCCTGGCACCAGGTGCTGTACACGGTCGGTCCGCAGACGACCGCGGCAGAAGGGGTCAGGCCGATCCGCAACACATACGGGCTTGGACGGGCACGGGAAACCGTGGCAAGCGCATCGACTCGATCCGCAATCGCTGCGCCTTCCGACGCAACCTGCAACGCCAATTCGGTAGGCACGCATTGCCGGCCGGATCGAAGCAGCAAAGGGGTTATGAAGTGCTGTTGGAGTTGCCGCATCCCGTGGCTGATGGCCGGCTGAGACACACCGCTTGCTCGCGCAGCTGCTGCAAATGAGCCGTGCTCAATGACCAGTCTCAAGTACTGCAAGTAACGCAAATTCATAAAAATCGTTTATGTATTGACGGGCATTATGGCTTGCGACCATCGAGTCCATCTGGGAAGCTCAAGTCGTTCTAAACAGCAAAAGGAAGATTCCCATGACCCAGTTAGCCATCCAGACAGTTCAAACCTATCTGCAGTACTTGCACGCCAGCGACACGGCAGGTCTGATTTCCACATTCGAGGAGAACGGTGTCGTTCATTCGCCCTTCTTGGGCACGATGGGAGCGAGCGAATTCTTCCAGAAGCTCGCGCTGGCGTCGAGCAAGAGCGTCATCACACCCATTGACCTGTTCGCATCCGTACAACCCGCTACCGACGTTGTACGGGTGGCGGCCTACTTCCGCTACGACTGGACACTGAACGACGGCAGGGAGGTGAATTTCACCTGTGTTGACGTTTTCAGTTTCCGGCCGCAAGGTTCCCGCATTCAGGATATGCAGATCGTCTACGACACGCATCCGTTGCGCGAACAGGTTGGCGACAAGTACGCCCCCGATCGTTGATACCCAACGCAACTACGAAGCCCCACTAAATTTTGGAAGGAAGGGGTGGATCCGGAACCAACCCATGCCGCTCCATCACCTCCCGCCACGCCGCCAGCTTGCTCTCAAAGCTCCATGACGCATTGGCCGAGCTGGTGCAGTGCGGCGATGTCGTTGGGCACCGCGTTGCGGATGGCACTGTCCAGGCTGCCTTCGCGCTCGCAGTGGGCGTACACGTCCTAGACACCCAGGCCGCGCTCCAGCAGCCACTCGCTATGATTTTCATAGCTGCTCGCGCAGGTAATACGAGCGCTAGAGGGTGATTTGGCATGTATTTTAGGTGCACTCCGCCCCCGCAAGTCTCGCTGCTGGAAATTGGGCTGTCAGCCCAGGCAAAGCCCTGGGTCACA
This window encodes:
- a CDS encoding LysR family transcriptional regulator, producing the protein MNLRYLQYLRLVIEHGSFAAAARASGVSQPAISHGMRQLQQHFITPLLLRSGRQCVPTELALQVASEGAAIADRVDALATVSRARPSPYVLRIGLTPSAAVVCGPTVYSTWCQGHPRRSLELTSADEGHLLAELQKGAFDLVLAPRPRGYVAKGLTCQPLYQLQPLVYARRNHPLTDAQTITALQGADWTSVGPSVRGPVNVLTEAFAVRRMTPPRVTVKCPDYASMLNLVAHTDLLAVVPHPALLTGELHQQVTPLRLRETLPLYEMWSFHLASSRRAEAVVAALLQNPALAPQSM
- a CDS encoding nuclear transport factor 2 family protein, producing the protein MTQLAIQTVQTYLQYLHASDTAGLISTFEENGVVHSPFLGTMGASEFFQKLALASSKSVITPIDLFASVQPATDVVRVAAYFRYDWTLNDGREVNFTCVDVFSFRPQGSRIQDMQIVYDTHPLREQVGDKYAPDR